TGACGCGTGATAAATCACACGCACGGCTAACCGTCGATACTCCGCCATAGCCATATTTGATGGCTTCGCTGGCTGCCATCAAACGACGAGCCCGTTCGTTCAAGTGGGGCCAGATACGCGCAAATTGTTCTTCGAGTCGGGCATTGTTTTTCATGCCCAACATTATAGCACAAAATAAACTACTTGTAAAGGTTATTTATTAACGCTTCCTAACCGGATTTTTTGCCCTTAAACCGCTATTTGGGAGCTTTTTTACTACGTGAGACCTGGATCAAGCCGGTTTTCAAACCTTCAAATCAGCCCGCAACTGTTCCCGCTCGGCCTTGAGCTTCAGCAACTCCTCCATCATCTGTTCCTCCATCTGATCCAACCTTTCCATTTTTTTCTTTCTTTATGGCCTCGGAATCAGGCTCGGAAATATTTTCTTCAAATTTCGGTTCGGCCTGGGAAACCGGGACCGGCTCCGGGGTCTGGTCGTCCAATGGAATGTCGAGTTCCTGCAGTAATTTTAAGGCCTCGTCCTCAAGTTCTTTGACGTTGGACCCGGGAACATCCTTCTCTGAAACGACCGGCAAACCGGACGAATGAGAAACCTCTGGTTGCTGGGGACTATCCTGAATATTTTCCGGCGGAGCCTCAACTCCGGCCTGCTCTATTCCGGCCACCATGGATTCTATGGAATCCAGTTCCTTTAAAAGGTCTGTGGGAGATTCGTCCAAGGAAACGATATCCGGTTGTAATTCATCAGAGGTTTGGTCCTCTATCGTCGGGCCTTGGGGAATGAGTTTTTCCTGGACAGTGACGATCTCCAATCGGGATTCCTCCTGCTGTCCCGTGACCGGAGTTTGGGTCTCATCAGATGCGGTTTGCGGCTCCCCTGCCTGGCTTTGGAGTATCGACTCTGCCTGGACGGTGACGACCTCCAGCCTGGATTCTTCCGGCTCCGGTATTTTACTGTTATGATAGGTCTCCACCTTTTCCAGGCTGGACTCCAGGGAATCCAGTTCGCTTAACAGATCATCTATCCCCGAATGATCGGAAGTTTCCTCTGGCGCGACCGGAGTCTGCTCTGGCGCAGTTACCGGGACGGGAGGCAGTTGTTCCTCCGCCGTTTTTTCCGGGACCGGCTCTTCGGCCTGGGGCAATGCGATCACCGAAGCCTGTTCCCCGTCGGGCTTGGTCATGGTCTCTTCTATTGAATCCAGTTCCTTCAGCAGACTGCCGGCGTCTCCTCTCCATTCGGCGGTAATGGCGGCCGAGTCCCGGGCCGAGTGCTTGGCCTGCCTTACCTGCTGGGCTTCCTGGGCCTTGCTGAACGACTGCTGGGCGGCCTCGCTTAAATTGTGACGTTGGTATAAGAATCCCAGATTGAAATAGAATACCGGATTATCGGGATCCAATTCGATGGCCTTTTTGCAATAAAGCTCGGCCTCGGGCAGCCTGCCCGGAAACATTCCGATGGAAAGCCCCCACTGGCTGAAAAAGTGTCCCTGTTTGGGATCCAGCCGGGCAGCCCGGGCAAAGTACTGTACCGCCTCCTGATAATTCTGGAGGTCGAAAGCCTTAAGTCCGTCTAAATAGGCCTTCTCGGCCTTGGTGGGCTTTTCCGGGTTTTCAACCGTAAACTGCCCGGATAAAAGATCC
The nucleotide sequence above comes from candidate division TA06 bacterium. Encoded proteins:
- a CDS encoding DnaJ domain-containing protein, which translates into the protein MRNYYEILGVSRGAETSEISQSYRRLLQEQYQEMGKESDLSLLSQAHKILTNPVKRRDYDSILDLLSGQFTVENPEKPTKAEKAYLDGLKAFDLQNYQEAVQYFARAARLDPKQGHFFSQWGLSIGMFPGRLPEAELYCKKAIELDPDNPVFYFNLGFLYQRHNLSEAAQQSFSKAQEAQQVRQAKHSARDSAAITAEWRGDAGSLLKELDSIEETMTKPDGEQASVIALPQAEEPVPEKTAEEQLPPVPVTAPEQTPVAPEETSDHSGIDDLLSELDSLESSLEKVETYHNSKIPEPEESRLEVVTVQAESILQSQAGEPQTASDETQTPVTGQQEESRLEIVTVQEKLIPQGPTIEDQTSDELQPDIVSLDESPTDLLKELDSIESMVAGIEQAGVEAPPENIQDSPQQPEVSHSSGLPVVSEKDVPGSNVKELEDEALKLLQELDIPLDDQTPEPVPVSQAEPKFEENISEPDSEAIKKEKNGKVGSDGGTDDGGVAEAQGRAGTVAG